A stretch of Candidatus Bipolaricaulota bacterium DNA encodes these proteins:
- a CDS encoding DUF5698 domain-containing protein, whose amino-acid sequence MTLFFIGLVEMLIISAWTKTVTEAKVLVSGIVTVINVFIWYYVLQQVMSDIKNWQIVLAYAIGCAIGTMISTFVFKMMDNKRRSRLEEKKAAAIEN is encoded by the coding sequence ATGACACTATTTTTTATTGGCTTGGTGGAAATGCTGATTATTTCAGCCTGGACGAAAACAGTCACCGAAGCCAAAGTGTTAGTCAGCGGAATAGTTACCGTCATCAATGTGTTCATCTGGTACTATGTTTTGCAACAGGTAATGTCGGACATCAAAAATTGGCAGATTGTCTTGGCTTATGCCATCGGTTGCGCCATCGGCACCATGATCAGCACGTTTGTTTTTAAGATGATGGACAATAAAAGGCGGTCGAGGCTTGAAGAAAAAAAAGCCGCCGCTATTGAGAACTGA
- a CDS encoding DNA polymerase III subunit alpha has product MKFNHLHVHSHYSLLDGLAKIDDLVAKAKADGMEALALTDHGSMYGVIEFYQKCKAQGIKPIIGVEAYLAATSLSDKSQGLAAKRYHVILLAQNDIGYRNLIKLTTIAHLEGFYYKPRIDWELLKKHADGIVCLSACLQGELPEAILRNDEKKAEEVILKYKELFGDRYFLEVQHHPNIPDQKKVNAKIFELGKKHEVPIVATNDIHYLNTEDAEAHDILICLQTKKKIADTNRMSMLGEDFSFFTTAQMADFFRGNPEVIENTNKVVEMCNLEIELNRTLLPSFDLPADKTAAGYLRELCEENFQARYGFELKNAETKEQKEISTRLDFELETIEKMGFSAYFLIVQDFINWAKKSGIAVGPGRGSAAGSIVAYLTKITDIDPIAYDLLFERFLNPDRISMPDIDTDFADKRRDEVLKYTEEKYGKDHVAQIITFGTMAARAAVRDVGRVLDLPYSFCDQISKLIPMSIDLDEAINNVAEVRDMYSSNSDAKRLLDFAKKLEGVARHASTHACGVVIAPMPLDNFVPCQYSTSGDEAIVSQYSLHPIEDLGLLKMDFLGLKNLTIIEQAIEIIEAVHKISLPQDEIPLDDEKTYRLFQEGKTTGVFQFESGGMKRYLRQLSPERFEDIIAMVALYRPGPMQFIDTFIKRKSGGEKITYLHPSMERALAETYGVTVYQEQVMALSKDMAGFTGGQADTLRKAIGKKKADLMAKMKDEFIVGCQKNKIDKRAAEEVWKTWEAFAQYCFNKSHAACYAMISYRTAYLKANYPAEFMASLLTSDLDNMERVAIEIDECSQLGIEILPPDVNESFGRFAVVKESLSTESPKIRFGLSAIRNVGDNVSKAIIAERKANGQYQRLEDFLLRLENRVLNKKSIEGLIKSGALDRFGDRNYLNDNIDKMLFFLKETEKDSQSNQVSLFSSAGPTLRLRDEITKTSKEQILSWEREFLGLYVSEHPFKMFENELAPVITKLIEAKQLKEEGQKVRVAGVVTGIKKILTKKGDPMLFVKIEDAITGVELLVFPKIYQETMSLWQEEKILVVEGSFSIKDGDPKVLVNQVFEINEQNKLMLAENLKTKPIAEPDRGKYYKKKDTDNSPNNKIPQVVLAYPKGATKEQATAVKKLFLEYPGEEIVVLKIGEKMIRTNFKIAKSEEFDEKYSALIGLI; this is encoded by the coding sequence ATGAAATTTAATCATCTCCACGTCCACAGCCATTACAGCCTGCTCGACGGCTTGGCCAAAATCGACGACCTGGTCGCCAAGGCCAAGGCGGACGGTATGGAAGCTTTGGCGCTGACCGATCATGGTTCCATGTACGGCGTGATTGAGTTTTATCAAAAATGCAAAGCCCAGGGCATTAAGCCGATCATTGGCGTGGAAGCGTATTTGGCCGCGACGTCTTTATCCGATAAATCTCAAGGACTGGCCGCGAAAAGATACCACGTTATTTTGCTGGCGCAAAACGATATCGGTTACAGAAATTTGATCAAATTGACCACCATCGCGCATCTCGAAGGTTTTTATTACAAACCCAGAATAGACTGGGAGCTTTTGAAAAAACACGCGGACGGCATTGTGTGTTTATCAGCCTGCCTGCAAGGAGAATTGCCCGAAGCTATTTTGAGAAATGACGAAAAAAAAGCGGAAGAAGTTATTTTGAAATACAAAGAGCTTTTCGGGGACAGATATTTTCTCGAGGTTCAGCATCACCCCAATATTCCGGACCAAAAAAAAGTTAACGCCAAGATATTCGAATTGGGGAAAAAACACGAGGTGCCGATCGTGGCCACCAATGACATTCATTATTTGAACACCGAAGACGCGGAAGCCCATGACATTCTGATTTGTTTGCAGACAAAAAAGAAAATCGCGGATACCAATAGAATGAGCATGCTGGGCGAAGATTTTTCTTTTTTCACCACCGCGCAAATGGCCGATTTTTTTCGCGGCAATCCCGAAGTGATTGAAAATACGAACAAAGTGGTCGAGATGTGCAATTTGGAAATTGAATTGAACCGCACGCTCTTGCCGTCGTTTGACCTGCCGGCCGATAAAACGGCCGCCGGCTATTTGCGGGAACTTTGCGAAGAGAATTTTCAAGCAAGATACGGTTTTGAACTTAAAAATGCGGAGACAAAAGAACAAAAGGAAATTTCGACGCGGCTGGATTTTGAATTGGAGACCATTGAAAAAATGGGATTTTCCGCTTATTTTTTGATCGTGCAGGATTTTATCAATTGGGCGAAAAAAAGCGGCATTGCCGTGGGGCCGGGCAGAGGCTCGGCGGCCGGCAGCATTGTCGCTTATTTGACCAAGATTACGGATATTGATCCGATCGCTTATGATCTTTTGTTCGAGCGATTTTTAAATCCGGACAGAATCTCCATGCCTGATATTGATACTGATTTCGCGGATAAACGTCGCGACGAAGTTTTGAAATACACGGAAGAAAAATACGGCAAGGATCACGTGGCTCAAATCATCACTTTCGGCACCATGGCAGCCAGAGCCGCGGTCAGGGACGTGGGCAGAGTGCTTGATTTGCCTTATTCTTTTTGCGACCAGATTTCCAAATTGATTCCCATGAGTATTGATCTTGATGAAGCCATAAACAACGTGGCCGAAGTGCGTGATATGTACTCCTCGAACTCGGACGCCAAGCGTCTGCTTGATTTCGCGAAAAAACTGGAAGGCGTGGCCAGACACGCCTCCACTCACGCTTGCGGCGTGGTGATCGCGCCCATGCCGCTGGATAATTTTGTGCCGTGCCAGTATTCGACCAGCGGGGATGAGGCCATTGTTTCTCAATATTCTTTGCATCCGATCGAAGACTTGGGGCTGTTGAAAATGGATTTTTTGGGTTTGAAAAATTTGACGATCATCGAGCAGGCCATTGAAATAATCGAAGCCGTGCATAAAATAAGTTTGCCGCAAGATGAAATTCCGCTGGACGATGAAAAAACCTACCGGTTGTTTCAAGAAGGCAAAACCACGGGCGTGTTTCAATTCGAATCCGGCGGCATGAAGCGATATTTGAGACAGCTCTCGCCAGAGCGATTCGAAGATATCATCGCCATGGTCGCTTTGTACCGGCCCGGTCCCATGCAATTTATCGATACTTTCATTAAAAGAAAAAGCGGCGGAGAGAAAATAACTTATCTTCATCCGAGCATGGAGAGAGCTTTGGCTGAAACGTACGGCGTCACGGTGTATCAAGAGCAAGTCATGGCTTTGTCCAAAGACATGGCCGGCTTTACCGGTGGCCAAGCCGATACTTTGCGAAAAGCCATCGGCAAAAAAAAGGCGGATTTGATGGCGAAAATGAAAGACGAATTCATTGTTGGCTGTCAAAAAAATAAAATCGATAAAAGAGCGGCCGAGGAGGTCTGGAAGACGTGGGAAGCGTTCGCTCAATATTGCTTCAATAAAAGTCACGCCGCTTGCTACGCGATGATTTCATACCGCACCGCTTATTTGAAAGCCAATTATCCGGCTGAATTCATGGCGTCGCTTTTAACCTCCGATCTCGACAACATGGAAAGAGTGGCCATTGAAATCGATGAGTGCAGTCAGCTGGGCATTGAGATATTGCCGCCGGACGTCAATGAGTCTTTCGGCAGGTTCGCCGTGGTCAAAGAAAGCTTGAGCACCGAGTCTCCGAAAATAAGATTCGGTTTGTCGGCCATCCGCAATGTGGGAGACAATGTTTCCAAAGCGATTATCGCGGAAAGAAAAGCCAACGGTCAATATCAACGATTGGAAGATTTTTTGCTTCGTTTGGAAAACAGAGTATTGAATAAAAAATCGATTGAAGGCTTGATCAAGAGCGGCGCGCTGGATCGGTTCGGCGATCGCAATTATTTGAATGACAATATCGATAAAATGCTTTTCTTTTTGAAAGAGACGGAAAAAGACAGTCAATCAAACCAAGTCAGCTTGTTCTCCTCGGCCGGCCCGACTCTGAGGCTGAGAGATGAGATCACCAAAACCAGCAAGGAACAAATATTGTCATGGGAGCGTGAATTTTTGGGTCTGTACGTCAGCGAGCATCCATTCAAAATGTTTGAAAATGAACTGGCGCCGGTCATCACCAAATTGATCGAGGCCAAGCAATTGAAAGAAGAAGGGCAAAAAGTGAGAGTGGCCGGCGTGGTCACCGGCATAAAAAAGATTTTGACGAAAAAGGGCGATCCCATGCTTTTCGTGAAAATTGAAGACGCCATCACCGGCGTTGAGCTGTTGGTTTTTCCCAAGATTTATCAAGAGACCATGAGCCTGTGGCAGGAAGAAAAGATTTTGGTGGTTGAGGGAAGTTTTTCGATAAAAGACGGAGATCCCAAAGTGCTGGTCAATCAAGTCTTTGAAATCAATGAACAAAACAAATTGATGCTGGCGGAAAATCTGAAAACCAAGCCGATCGCCGAGCCGGATAGAGGCAAGTATTACAAAAAAAAGGATACGGACAATTCCCCGAACAATAAAATACCTCAGGTTGTTTTGGCCTATCCCAAAGGAGCGACCAAAGAGCAAGCGACCGCGGTTAAGAAGCTTTTTCTCGAATATCCGGGAGAGGAAATCGTGGTTTTGAAAATAGGGGAGAAGATGATCAGGACGAATTTTAAAATCGCCAAATCCGAAGAATTCGATGAAAAATATTCGGCATTGATCGGATTGATTTAA
- a CDS encoding DUF4012 domain-containing protein has product MLEHFKNYADDNPKQDIETEKLETRTVHLKMPEPKVSKTPGRIGKFFVAVFRVLPTALIVSLAGVIIALVAIGLLFLPYLSVIKAVYLDTHAAVENLKLAQNYLLNQKFNEAEQPLNEAKSRFSSARQEIEPMLTSFYTKIGYVNQQFLGVNDLLIIGEQISDSLIDINKLGEKFIDVTGATDVSLQNLSSEKKREILMTLVNAGPELEKISDNLAQSTQKLNEFQSRPLFPLLVKAAQPISDNLPLLDSLAQKAIVYGQVLPPLLGYPDQANYLLLLENNDELRPGGGFIGTYGIVKVKDAELISVFTDNIYNLDYPSKEYLKIKPPAPIGLFLSQEFWFMRDSNWWHDFPTSAEKVEWFYHLENGTEKNINGVIGMTQTFIEDLLSLVGPIEVGEFTFTADNFTDQLQYQVEKGYLHQGISTEGRKDIIGDLAKELQHRLFTLPQNQWSRLYGIISENFKEKHLMIYSKNKSLQTRMTDLGWTAEVNRSDGDYLAVVDANLAALKTDLVMSRNLEYEVKETENGLTAKLKMVYANSGEFSWKTTRYRTYNRVYVPKGSQLISYRENGNLVESKDVDIFEELGKQVFGHFFIVEPKETRTLEITYKLPATIGNQINSGVYNLVVQKQPGLDLAGLKLDLNFSKSAMSYSEGMVASGNDLQFSGNLLTDKMFNISFK; this is encoded by the coding sequence AAAAGCTCGAAACCCGGACCGTTCATCTGAAAATGCCGGAGCCAAAAGTTTCGAAAACTCCGGGCAGAATCGGCAAGTTTTTTGTCGCCGTTTTTAGGGTCTTGCCCACGGCGCTGATCGTTTCTTTGGCCGGAGTCATAATCGCCTTGGTGGCGATCGGACTTTTGTTTTTGCCGTATTTGAGCGTTATCAAAGCGGTTTATTTGGATACTCACGCGGCCGTGGAAAATTTGAAATTGGCTCAAAATTATTTATTGAATCAAAAGTTCAACGAGGCCGAGCAGCCGCTCAATGAAGCGAAATCAAGGTTTTCTTCGGCCAGGCAGGAAATCGAGCCGATGTTAACCAGCTTTTACACCAAGATTGGATATGTTAATCAACAGTTTTTGGGCGTCAATGATTTGTTGATAATAGGCGAACAAATTTCCGATTCCCTGATAGACATCAATAAGCTCGGCGAAAAATTCATTGATGTCACCGGAGCCACCGATGTTTCGCTGCAAAATTTATCTTCGGAAAAGAAAAGAGAGATTTTGATGACCTTGGTCAATGCCGGGCCGGAGCTCGAAAAAATCAGCGACAACTTGGCGCAATCCACTCAAAAGCTGAACGAATTTCAATCCAGGCCGCTTTTTCCTTTGCTCGTCAAGGCGGCTCAGCCGATTTCCGATAATTTGCCATTGCTTGACTCTCTGGCTCAAAAAGCCATCGTTTACGGACAAGTTTTGCCTCCGCTGCTCGGATATCCGGATCAAGCTAATTATTTGTTGCTGTTGGAAAATAATGATGAATTGCGGCCTGGCGGAGGATTTATCGGGACATACGGCATTGTCAAAGTCAAAGACGCGGAGCTGATCAGCGTGTTTACGGACAATATTTATAATTTGGATTATCCTTCCAAGGAATATTTAAAAATAAAACCGCCGGCGCCGATAGGTCTTTTTCTGTCGCAGGAATTTTGGTTTATGCGAGATTCCAATTGGTGGCATGATTTTCCGACATCCGCGGAAAAAGTGGAGTGGTTTTATCATCTGGAAAACGGTACGGAGAAAAATATTAACGGGGTTATCGGCATGACGCAAACATTCATTGAAGATTTGCTGTCGCTGGTCGGACCGATTGAAGTGGGAGAATTTACTTTCACAGCTGATAATTTTACGGATCAATTGCAATATCAAGTTGAAAAAGGTTATTTGCATCAAGGCATAAGCACGGAGGGCAGAAAAGACATTATCGGCGATTTGGCCAAGGAGTTGCAACACCGGCTGTTCACCTTGCCGCAAAATCAGTGGTCTCGTTTATATGGCATTATCAGCGAAAATTTCAAAGAAAAGCATTTGATGATTTATTCGAAAAACAAATCGTTGCAAACTCGGATGACCGATCTCGGCTGGACGGCGGAAGTCAATCGAAGCGACGGTGATTATCTGGCCGTGGTTGACGCTAATTTGGCCGCTTTGAAAACGGATTTGGTCATGTCCAGAAATTTGGAATATGAAGTTAAAGAAACCGAAAACGGTTTGACCGCCAAATTAAAAATGGTTTATGCCAATTCCGGCGAATTTTCATGGAAAACCACGCGCTACCGCACTTACAACAGGGTTTATGTTCCCAAAGGCAGTCAGTTGATCAGTTATCGAGAAAACGGGAATTTGGTCGAATCAAAAGATGTTGATATTTTTGAGGAACTGGGCAAACAAGTTTTTGGGCATTTTTTCATTGTCGAACCCAAGGAAACCAGAACTCTGGAAATCACTTATAAGTTGCCGGCTACGATTGGCAATCAAATAAATAGCGGCGTTTATAATCTTGTCGTTCAAAAACAGCCGGGACTTGATTTGGCGGGGTTGAAGCTTGATTTGAACTTTTCCAAATCCGCGATGTCATATTCCGAAGGCATGGTCGCGAGCGGCAATGATCTTCAATTTTCCGGGAATTTATTGACCGATAAAATGTTTAATATTAGTTTTAAATAA